The following coding sequences lie in one Lolium perenne isolate Kyuss_39 chromosome 2, Kyuss_2.0, whole genome shotgun sequence genomic window:
- the LOC127330786 gene encoding uncharacterized protein, whose translation MSSKRTVLRVDTSCGKCKRKVLLAVSSLQGVDKIEIDSEKGTMTVTGGVDPVDVVEATRRKACKRADIVTIGSAATVPPSSKPEEKKKPEQKPQQQQWEEKTYMVAAAAAERRAPEPPMTLYVHHVPPPHSWHPAYDQHGAVMGYQQDPCSIM comes from the exons ATGTCGTCGAAGAGGACGGTGCTGAGGGTGGACACCTCCTGCGGCAAATGCAAGCGCAAGGTCCTGCTCGCCGTCTCCAGCCTCCAAG GTGTGGACAAGATCGAGATCGACTCGGAGAAAGGCACGATGACGGTGACCGGCGGCGTGGACCCGGTGGACGTGGTGGAGGCCACGAGGAGGAAGGCCTGCAAGCGTGCTGATATCGTCACCATCGGTTCAGCGGCGACGGTGCCGCCCAGCTCCAAgccggaggagaagaagaagcccGAGCAGAAACCGCAGCAGCAGCAGTGGGAGGAGAAGACGTACATGGTGGCCGCGGCGGCGGCCGAGAGGAGGGCGCCTGAGCCGCCGATGACGCTGTACGTGCACCACGTCCCGCCGCCGCACTCGTGGCACCCCGCGTACGATCAGCACGGCGCCGTCATGGGATACCAGCAGGACCCCTGCTCCATCATGTAG